Proteins co-encoded in one Setaria viridis chromosome 9, Setaria_viridis_v4.0, whole genome shotgun sequence genomic window:
- the LOC117839190 gene encoding ABC transporter G family member 3 — MEVSAASSDQYRSSSSSASSPARRYYLPKPGALRRPISFEDSPDWDDIHLDDSIHLATAASASASINSSAYPSPSPSLPVTTSASGAACRERKVAGATLVWKDLTVSSLSASTNRFSDRLVKSSNGYALPATLTVIMGPARSGKSTLLRAIAGRLGATERMYGEVFVNGAKSRLPYGSYGYVDRDDVLIDSLTVREMLYFSALLQLPGFLSSKKSIVEDAIAAMSLGDHADKLIGGHCFMKKLPNGERRRVSIARELVMRPHVLFIDEPLYNLDSVSALLLMVTLKKLASTGCTIIFTMYQSSTEVFGLFDRICLLSNGNTLFFGETLACLQHFSNAGFPCPIMQSPSDHFLRAINTDFDRIIAMCKNLQDDQGDFSSVSMDTAVAIRTLEATYKQSADSVAVESMIAKLTEKEGPYLKSKGRASDATRIVVLTWRSLLIMSRDWKYYWSRLALYMFIALSIGTIFSDIGHSLSSVVVRVSAIFAFVSFVILLSVSGVPAHIDDVKIYCHEETNRHSGAMVFLLGHFLSSFPFLFLVSISSSLVFYYLIGLRNEFSFLMYFVVTLFMCLLANEALMMIVAYIWLETYKCTLTLNCLYVIMMLVAGYFRIRESLPYAVWTYPLSFISFHTYAVQGLVENEYVGTSFAVGQIRSIPGVQAVRGSYDISSSANAKWVNLLVLLLMAIGYRIVLYMLLRLNVRKHARRLGSWRSCWFSIHGSASAK; from the exons ATGGAGGTGTCGGCGGCCTCCTCTGACCAGTAccgctcctcgtcctcctccgccagcAGCCCCGCGCGCCGCTACTACTTGCCCAAGCCCGGCGCGCTCCGCCGCCCCATCTCCTTCGAGGACTCGCCCGACTGGGACGACATCCACCTCGACGACAGCATCCACCTCGCCACGgcagcctccgcctccgcatCCATCAACAGCAGCGCCTACCCGTCCCCGTCGCCCTCCCTCCCCgtcaccacctccgcctccggtGCCGCATGCCGGGAGCGCAAGGTGGCCGGGGCAACCCTCGTCTGGAAGGACCTCACCGTCTCCTCCCTCAGCGCAAGCACGAACCGCTTCTCCGACCGCCTCGTCAAGAGCTCCAACGGCTACGCGCTGCCGGCCACGCTCACCGTCATCATGGGACCCGCCCGCTCCGGCAAATCCACCCTGCTCCGAGCAATTGCAG GGAGGCTCGGTGCCACCGAGAGGATGTACGGCGAGGTCTTTGTCAACGGTGCCAAGTCTCGCTTGCCCTACGGCTCATAT GGCTATGTTGATCGAGATGATGTACTCATTGACTCTCTCACAGTACGCGAGATGCTATACTTCTCGGCACTCCTCCAACTTCCCGGTTTCTTATCTTCGAAGAAGTCCATAGTGGAAGATGCCATCGCTGCCATGTCATTGGGTGACCATGCTGACAAACTCATCGGTGGACACTGTTTTATGAAGAAGCTTCCTAATGGAGAAAGAAGACGGGTCAGCATCGCGAGAGAGCTTGTGATGAGACCACACGTATTATTCATTGATGAGCCTTTGTATAATCTTGACAG TGTTTCTGCACTGCTCTTAATGGTAACGTTGAAGAAACTTGCAAGCACTGGATGCACCATCATCTTCACAATGTATCAGAGCAGCACAGAGGTTTTTGGGCTTTTTGATCGCATTTGCTTGCTTTCGAATGGGAACACGCTCTTCTTTGGAGAAACATTGGCTTGCCTACAG CACTTCTCAAATGCTGGATTTCCATGTCCAATCATGCAAAGTCCATCCGACCACTTCTTGCGGGCAATCAATACTGACTTTGACAGGATCATAGCCATGTGCAAGAATTTACAG GATGATCAAGGGGATTTTTCGTCGGTGAGCATGGATACAGCAGTGGCTATTCGAACACTTGAAGCAACATACAAACAATCAGCTGACTCTGTTGCAGTTGAATCAATGATTGCAAAGCTGACAGAGAAG GAAGGTCCCTACTTAAAAAGTAAAGGCAGGGCCAGTGATGCAACAAGAATTGTGGTTCTTACCTGGAGATCCTTACTAATTATGTCAAGAGATTGGAAGTACTACTGGAGCAGGCTTGCCTTGTATATGTTTATTGCTCTGTCAATCGGGACAATATTTTCCGACATTGGTCATTCACTATCATCTGTAGTG GTAAGGGTTTCTGCAATATTTGCATTTGTATCATTTGTCATCCTTCTAAGTGTTTCTGGAGTACCCGCTCATATCGATGATGTCAAG ATTTATTGTCACGAAGAAACCAACCGGCATTCTGGGGCAATGGTCTTCCTGTTGGGGCACTTCCTATCAAGCTTTCCTTTCCTATTCCTGGTTTCCATTTCATCGTCATTGGTTTTCTACTACCTGATAGGGCTCAGGAATGAGTTCAGCTTCCTGATGTACTTTGTAGTCACCCTGTTTATGTGCCTACTAGCTAATGAAGCACTCATGATGATTGTCGCATATATCTGGCTGGAGACATACAAATGCACCTTAACTCTCAATTGCCTATAC GTTATCATGATGCTTGTGGCGGGGTATTTTCGAATACGAGAAAGTTTACCTTATGCTGTATGGACTTACCCATTGTCCTTCATTTCGTTTCACACATACGCGGTGCAG GGCTTGGTGGAAAACGAGTATGTGGGCACATCCTTTGCTGTTGGACAGATAAGGAGTATACCTGGCGTCCAAGCCGTCCGAGGTTCATATGACATCTCATCTTCTGCAAATGCAAAGTGGGTGAACCTCCTGGTGTTGCTTCTGATGGCCATCGGATACCGGATTGTTCTGTACATGTTGCTCCGGCTAAATGTGAGGAAACACGCGAGGCGGCTTGGCAGCTGGAGGTCTTGCTGGTTTAGTATCCACGGTAGTGCTAGTGCAAAATGA
- the LOC117839193 gene encoding RNA polymerase sigma factor sigF, chloroplastic: protein MNSSRSLLSSPLFASSSPNFRSNTSIPSSPSPSRTSVPMIHDNTGRASTACHYSPSLVAEDQLHGSKDTLTLKGEKALLELLLDMALDQHVDGKKLIGQETEDSDFESYLREATNLLYQPAFTEEGDSTSQSSSASAYEPVGCLDLVTPSIEKVTSPEEESGTSATQLDVPHFHRVDPDHSYEELLSKGQVFVRSKRLLERRSKKRKVPRALSNDVLCSVVNSKKKEKPKKFGRVLDPDEPFKLFLRDRETTEFLTAKEEKQMFSQIQNLMKLEEAQRKLEVQCGREPTVAEWAAAVGMSCRELQSSIRIGRRCREKMARSNFRLVIHVARKYEGYGLDIQDLVQDGCCGLMKTFEKFNPSKGCRFPTYAYWWIRQSIKKSIFKNSRLIRLPESVFALLRKVGKARLECIMEGEQPTNENVARRAGITIEKLARLRAKTRKPRSMQDRVWSDDGVTYQEITEDPNFEPPELSVDRLMMRQQVRNFLAILSPREKEIIEHRFGIHDGEPKTLHVIGDMYGLSKERIRQVQNKALDKLKRSVSAQGFDVYFDLLT, encoded by the exons ATGAATTCCAGCCGGAGCCTCCTCTCGTCGCCTCTCTTTGCTAGCTCATCTCCAAACTTCAGGAGCAATACTTCTATAccttcctccccttccccgTCACGAACCTCAG TTCCGATGATACATGACAACACCGGCAGAGCATCCACCGCGTGCCACTACTCACCCTCGCTTGTGGCAGAAGACCAGCTTCATGGTTCCAAGGATACCTTAACCTTGAAGGGAGAAAAGGCTTTGCTTGAGTTGCTGCTCGACATG GCTCTGGACCAGCATGTCGACGGGAAGAAGCTCATTGGTCAGGAGACGGAAGATAGTGATTTCGAGAGCTATTTGAGAGAAGCAACAAACCTGCTTTACCAGCCAGCATTCAC TGAAGAGGGTGATTCTACTTCACAGAGCTCTTCAGCGTCAGCTTATGAGCCAGTTGGTTGTTTGGATCTTGTCACACCTTCAATAGAGAAGGTGACATCGCCAGAAGAAGAATCAGGCACTTCAGCCACCCAGTTGGATGTGCCACACTTTCACCG TGTGGACCCAGACCACTCATATGAGGAACTGCTCAGCAAAGGTCAAGTGTTCGTTAGGTCCAAAAGGTTACTTGAGAGGAGATCAAAGAAACGTAAGGTTCCCAGAGCATTGAGTAATGACGTTCTGTGCAGTGTTGTCAActcaaagaagaaagagaagccaAAGAAATTTGGCAGAGTTCTTGACCCAGACGAGCCTTTTAAGTTGTTTTTACGGGATCGTGAGACGACAGAATTCTTGACAGCAAAAGAGGAGAAGCAAATGTTCAGTCAAATACAG AATCTTATGAAACTAGAGGAGGCTCAGCGCAAATTAGAAGTTCAATGCGGTCGTGAGCCAACAGTTGCAGAGTGGGCTGCAGCTGTAGGAATGAGCTGCAGGGAGCTGCAGTCTTCTATTCGTATTGGAAGACGATGCCGAGAGAAGATGGCTCGCTCCAACTTCCGCCTTGTGATACATGTAGCTAGGAAATACGAGGGATATGGTCTTGACATTCAGGACCTAGTTCAG GACGGATGCTGTGGGTTGATGAAGACCTTTGAGAAATTCAATCCAAGCAAGGGGTGTAGATTCCCGACCTACGCATATTGGTGGATACGCCAATCAATTAAAAAGTCCATATTCAAGAACTCAAGGCTAATCCGATTGCCG GAGAGTGTGTTTGCGCTTTTGAGGAAAGTTGGGAAAGCAAGGCTGGAGTGCATAATGGAAGGGGAACAGCCCACAAATGAGAACGTGGCAAGGCGTGCTGGCATCACAATTGAGAAGCTGGCGAGGCTGAGAGCAAAGACCAGAAAACCACGGTCGATGCAAGACCGGGTTTGGTCAGATGACGGTGTCACGTACCAG GAGATCACAGAGGACCCAAACTTTGAGCCCCCAGAGCTGAGCGTGGACAGGCTGATGATGAGGCAGCAGGTCCGCAACTTCCTGGCGATCCTGAGCCCCAGGGAGAAGGAGATCATCGAGCACCGGTTCGGGATCCACGACGGGGAGCCCAAGACACTTCATGTGATCGGCGACATGTATGGGCTGTCAAAGGAGAGGATCCGGCAGGTGCAGAACAAAGCACTGGACAAGCTCAAAAGGAGCGTATCGGCACAGGGCTTTGACGTTTACTTTGATTTGCTAACGTGA
- the LOC117839194 gene encoding uncharacterized protein, with the protein MEPPAAASSPDPTPQDQAPSPSPAKRSAWKQPAPNGVVDTPAPGPAVMDANHWPALSEAAAKNTKLAPAPAPDSSRPPESSSPSPAPSSAMANSSNSHKHGSGTHHGRHKPARRGGGGGGEHSPRDHPDRSTGGWDHATGGTSSGGGGRGAHRNHNNGGGRRGNGVTGSGSGVSHHGGAAGGGGSFSGRRRGGYEPFYRGGGPPPMGMGPYMRGAPPPPPPMTVPPPFMGPPPPSVSPMRAFAGPMMFQDMPSPVPPVSPIYFYGPPPPPEALRGLALAPPMVGPPAYPYFQTLSEPQPEPEPEPEPEPEPDVEEERAKLLNQIEFYFSKENLCSDVYLRQQMDGQGWVDISLIAGFKKVLELTNDLQYVKETVKSSSILEMQGDKIRKQNDWEKWVIPRESNPDIPSSSASVPRPNVNHLAARLGGMGLHESAASSSSTTHGDVVQNGPPSGDNEAPVVEDNSGHQ; encoded by the exons ATGGAAccacctgccgccgcctcctcgcccgaTCCGACGCCCCAGGACCAggctccctccccctccccggcCAAGCGCTCCGCCTGGAAGCAACCCGCCCCAAACGGCGTCGTCGACACGCCCGCGCCAGGCCCCGCCGTCATGGACGCCAACCACTGGCCCGCGCTCTCCGAGGCCGCCGCCAAGAACACCAAGCTcgcgcccgccccggcccccgacTCCTCCAGGCCTCCCGAATCTTCGTCCCCGTCGCCCGCGCCCTCATCG GCCATGGCCAACTCATCCAATTCGCACAAGCACGGCTCGGGGACGCACCATGGTCGCCACAAGCCTgccaggcgcggcggcggcggcggtggagagcaCTCCCCGCGAGACCATCCTGATCGGAGCACCGGTGGGTGGGACCATGCCACTGGTGGTACCAGTAGCGGTGGCGGGGGAAGGGGCGCTCACAGAAACCACAATAATGGCGGCGGTAGGAGGGGCAATGGCGTCACTGGCTCTGGCAGTGGGGTTTCTCACCatggtggtgctgctggtggtggcggaAGCTTTAGTGGCAGGCGAAGAGGAGGATACGAGCCCTTCTACCGTGGTGGTGGTCCTCCTCCCATGGGCATGGGTCCATACATGAGAGGtgcaccaccccctcctccgccgATGACAGTTCCTCCACCGTTCATgggccctccgccgccgtcggtctCGCCCATGCGTGCATTTGCTGGACCAATGATGTTCCAAG ATATGCCATCTCCAGTGCCTCCTGTATCCCCGATATACTTCTATGGGCCTCCCCCACCACCAGAGGCTCTCAGGGGACTGGCTCTTGCACCTCCTATGGTTGGTCCACCTGCTTACCCTTACTTCCAGACCCTGTCTGAGCCACAGCCTGAGCCTGAGCCTGAGCCCGAGCCTGAGCCCGAGCCTGATGTGGAAGAGGAACGTGCCAAGCTGCTGAACCAGATAGAGTTCTACTTCAG CAAGGAGAACTTATGCTCAGATGTATACCTGAGGCAGCAGATGGATGGGCAGGGCTGGGTTGATATATCTCTTATAGCTGGCTTTAAAAAG GTCCTAGAGCTGACGAATGACCTGCAATATGTAAAAGAGACAGTGAAGTCCTCGTCGATACTTGAAATGCAG GGCGACAAAATTAGGAAGCAAAACGATTGGGAAAAATGGGTGATCCCTCGCGAGAGCAATCCTGACATACCGTCAAGCTCAGCATCTGTACCAAGGCCTAATGTCAATCATCTGGCAGCACGTCTTGGAGGCATGGGTCTGCATGAATCTGCTGCTAGCTCGAGTAGCACAACCCATGGTGATGTCGTCCAGAACGGACCACCTTCTGGTGACAATGAGGCTCCAGTAGTTGAAGACAACTCTGGCCACCAGTAG